Proteins co-encoded in one Acidithiobacillus caldus ATCC 51756 genomic window:
- the rlmB gene encoding 23S rRNA (guanosine(2251)-2'-O)-methyltransferase RlmB, with amino-acid sequence MAEDWAIGVHAVAAAIDAGEVEQLWVAREREEDRRIREVVAAAELHGIRPRWAATAEINRLGGGPQHQGLVARLLARPAPTLAQVLEDIPAPGLLLILDGILDPHNLGACLRSAEAAGANAVVLPKDHACPVNATVRKAAAGAASRLPIVVVTNLVRSMVGLQEYGYWIAGLAGEASQDLYEADLRGPLALVLGSEEKGLRRLVREHCDFLWHIPMCGAVESLNVSVAGALALFEARRQRRTQAKPDELR; translated from the coding sequence GTGGCTGAAGACTGGGCAATCGGTGTCCATGCCGTTGCCGCTGCCATCGACGCCGGTGAAGTGGAGCAGCTCTGGGTTGCCAGAGAGCGCGAGGAAGATCGGCGTATCCGAGAGGTGGTCGCTGCGGCCGAACTGCACGGCATCCGTCCGCGCTGGGCAGCGACGGCGGAGATCAATCGGCTCGGTGGCGGTCCCCAGCATCAGGGACTCGTGGCCCGCTTGCTGGCGCGGCCCGCACCCACGCTTGCGCAAGTGCTGGAGGACATTCCAGCGCCTGGGCTCCTGCTGATACTGGACGGTATCCTTGATCCACACAATCTGGGTGCCTGCCTGCGTAGTGCCGAGGCCGCCGGCGCCAATGCGGTAGTGCTGCCCAAGGATCACGCCTGTCCCGTCAATGCCACCGTACGCAAGGCCGCGGCCGGCGCCGCCTCCCGCCTGCCCATCGTGGTGGTGACCAATCTCGTGCGCAGTATGGTCGGCCTGCAGGAGTACGGCTACTGGATTGCCGGACTTGCAGGCGAGGCCAGTCAAGACCTGTATGAGGCGGACCTGCGTGGTCCTCTGGCTCTGGTCCTGGGAAGTGAAGAAAAAGGCCTACGTCGCCTGGTGCGCGAGCACTGCGATTTTCTCTGGCACATCCCCATGTGCGGGGCCGTGGAGAGCCTCAATGTATCCGTTGCCGGTGCGCTGGCGCTCTTCGAAGCGCGGCGGCAGCGACGAACGCAGGCAAAGCCGGACGAACTGCGCTAA